GAAGTGCTCATAGTATAACTAGGTGAAATGTGACCTGCCTGGAGGGAAGAAGTATTATGATGCCTAATGGAATGTATTCACAAGGAGCGCAAAATGGGCCAATGAACGTGGTTGTCGTTGAACCGTATGTCTATGCTGCACTTCGCAGTCTTATTGGAAAAAGAGTCGTCCTGGATACAAAGCGCGGATCTGTCAGTGGAATCGTGAGGGATGCCAAGCCCGACCATGTGGTGGTCCAGGAGCATGATTCCACCTTTTTTGTCCGAATACGTGAAATTGTCTGGATCATGCCAGAGAATTAAAGGGAAGCAAGGGGAATAACGTCCCTTTGCTTCTTTTCGTTTGTGGATTCTTGTCTATACAGAAAGATCTCAAGGTGAATAGAATAATGAGAGTGTCTTCATGCAAGGAGGTTAGACAAGAATGAAGCCAGCAAAAACCAACCAGACCTACTCAAACAGGGTGCTGCGAGCCGAGTTTGATGACGACTGGAAGACCACTGTGACGAGAAGCGGCTATGTGAAATATACAGCCTTGAAAAATAAAGCAAGAGTAGACTTGATTCTTTCTGATGGTTCAACCAGGATTGTGTTATTCCCTAAGAATGGATATGTACTGGTCGGCAGCGGGGGAACAAGCCACTTCAGTAAGCCGCATATTACGATTATTCCTTAGGTTTTATTTGTAGCCTTTTTTAAGACGTAAAACGCACCTGCGATTGCTAGATGGAGCCAGCAATCGCAGGTGCGATTTTTTATATTCATAATGAGTGTGGAGTTGGATCCAGTTGCTCAAATTTTCATAGTGTCGAAATCAGTGCTTCCGAAACAGTCTGAAAATGATCACGACCAAAATGACACCGGACAGGACATAAGAAGTGGTGCTGACTGTCGGGTAGGAGGCGGCGTTTTTTACACCAATTCCGATAAAGGCCCAGATGAATACGAGCGGATAGATACGGTCGTCATGTTTATGTTGAAAATAAATGGCCAAGGTTGTGGCAACCACGAGCATGATCAGGGTCCAGGCTACATCCGAAAGACCGAATCCATTCCAGCCGATATCCTTCAAGTAATAGCTGATATTGGCGATAGTGGCGACGCTGATCCAGCCGAGGTAAACAGAGAAGGGAAGGAGATCCCACGCAGAATGCTTTTCATTTTTGATGACATCGTAAAGCCTGATGAGAGTCAGCAGCAATCCGATCATCACGAAAACCGTCAGCAGGAAAAACTCGTAGTGCCATAAGAGGATCCAGGCGATATTAAGGGCGGAGCTCAGCAGATAAAGTGGAGTGGCCTTTTCGTAAACCGGCAAATCCCTTCTGGAAGCAGGGAACTGCCTGATTGTCCAGATGAACAATAAGATGTAAATCAATCCCCAGATGCCAAAAACATATCCCGCTGGAGTGAACAGCACATCCAGCTTATCCGAAATTTCCCCGGTCGTCTGCCCGTTGATCGGAAGAATATTCGCAAGCGCATTGACCAGTACCACTAGCACCGTGGCAATCAGATTCAAGATAAAACGTCCCATTTCATCCCCAGCCTTCATTTTAGTAGTTTGTTTATATTATTCCACTTAAGACAAGTGCATAACTACATTTAGCCTTTTGGGCAGGGGATAAACATTTGGGTGTGTTTGAGGTAGGGGTTTTTAACGAAAGTTAATTTTTAAATCTTCTTAAGGATAGATGGAAGTCAAGAGTGACGCGGTCTCGCTCCTTTTCAATCAAACGTTTGATTAAGAAATCTTATTTACCAATCACGCTCAGTCCATAACTTTTTTCAGCAATGTATTCTGGCTAGCGAGATGATAAGATATGATAAAGAGTGTAATCCTTTTTACATAGGAGGTTCTTATGGACGATAAAATCGTGGTCATTACAGGAGCTAACTCTGGTATTGGCAAGGCGGCGGCTATCAAGTTTGCAAGTGAGGGGTACACCGTCGTAATGGCTTGCCGCAACCTTGAGAAGGGCAAGAGTGCAAAACAGGAAATAATAGAATCATCTAAGAATCCACATGTCGACCTGCTGCAGCTAGATATCTCTTCATTTAAATCCATCCGTCAATTTTCCACAATGTTTAAAGATAAATATCCTAAACTAGACATTCTGATTCACAATGCAGCCTATTTAAATCATGGAGAGAAACAATACTTGCTTAGCCGGGACGGGATCGAGCTTTCTTTTGCCACGAATACAGTCGGCCCGTTCCTGCTCACCAGGCAATTGATTGGTATGCTTGAAAAATCGGAAGATGCACGGGTCCTTCACTCCTGCACGACGAATATCAGGCATTTTTTCGATCCGAAAAGGAAGATTGAGTTCGATAATCTTCAGGGAGAGTTCAAGGACGAAAGACCATACAGCACGTATAAATTTTACGGCGATACTAAAATGGCGTTGTTGCTGCTGACTTTTAAAATGGCTGAAGAATTGAGGGGCCAGGGAATCAGCGTCAATGCCGTGCAAATTCCAGCTATTAAACTTTCAAAAGAAACCATAAATAAATTACAGTCTGGCTGGAGATTTGCGGCCAGGATCCAGAATGTATTCAGCGCACCTCGTGAAACGATGGCCGACACTTATTACTACATATGCACATCCGATGAGTTCAAGACTGTGACAGGCAAGCTGATCAATGATAAAAGAAAGGTGATGGAGTCCTCACATTATTCTGCAGGACTTACACAGGATATCAAGCAGCTGATGGACCAAAATGTTTACCCGAAATACGCAGATGACCAGGAGAATATCGAGAGAGTCTGGGATCTGTGTGTCAGCCTGACGAGAGATCCTGTAAGCTTGTCGTAGGGCAGCATCTCTGCTTCATCCAATTAAAATGAAACCTTTTCAGAAAAAGTGCGTACCATTAGATAGGGTCCCAACGCTGATTCCTGGGGAGGCAGGTAATGGTTACAACGATTTTTTTTACAGTGGTTATGTTGATTCCGATCTATGGCTTGTTGATTTGGACATATTATTGTCCTGAAGAAAGCATCTTGTTCGGCAGTCGCTGGATGTATAGAGAGGAGCCGGAGATATCGAGGAAAGCCATTAGGTATACTCGGTTCATAGCGATGACTTCGATGATTGCCATACCTTTTGCAGTCGCAAGTATCATCCTTGAAATCTATGTTCTTAGATTAGTATTAGTTGTGATTCCGATTTTGATGATATTTGGAGCTCTTAAAATATTCACTGATGATAAAGATTAGTTGAACGGCGTGATCCAGGAGGATTATCGCCGTTTTTGT
This portion of the Mesobacillus sp. S13 genome encodes:
- a CDS encoding YuzF family protein codes for the protein MMPNGMYSQGAQNGPMNVVVVEPYVYAALRSLIGKRVVLDTKRGSVSGIVRDAKPDHVVVQEHDSTFFVRIREIVWIMPEN
- a CDS encoding TspO/MBR family protein, translated to MGRFILNLIATVLVVLVNALANILPINGQTTGEISDKLDVLFTPAGYVFGIWGLIYILLFIWTIRQFPASRRDLPVYEKATPLYLLSSALNIAWILLWHYEFFLLTVFVMIGLLLTLIRLYDVIKNEKHSAWDLLPFSVYLGWISVATIANISYYLKDIGWNGFGLSDVAWTLIMLVVATTLAIYFQHKHDDRIYPLVFIWAFIGIGVKNAASYPTVSTTSYVLSGVILVVIIFRLFRKH
- a CDS encoding SDR family NAD(P)-dependent oxidoreductase, which translates into the protein MDDKIVVITGANSGIGKAAAIKFASEGYTVVMACRNLEKGKSAKQEIIESSKNPHVDLLQLDISSFKSIRQFSTMFKDKYPKLDILIHNAAYLNHGEKQYLLSRDGIELSFATNTVGPFLLTRQLIGMLEKSEDARVLHSCTTNIRHFFDPKRKIEFDNLQGEFKDERPYSTYKFYGDTKMALLLLTFKMAEELRGQGISVNAVQIPAIKLSKETINKLQSGWRFAARIQNVFSAPRETMADTYYYICTSDEFKTVTGKLINDKRKVMESSHYSAGLTQDIKQLMDQNVYPKYADDQENIERVWDLCVSLTRDPVSLS